GGCGGGCAAAGAATATGCGGCTCTTTACCGTACCCAGCGGGAGTCCCATCTTCTCGGCGATTTCCTGATATTTGAATCCGGCCACATGCATCGAGAAGGGAATCTTATATTCATCGGGAAATTTGTTGATGGCTTTTGAAATCTCTTTCACCGAAAGCGAACCGTCGGGCGTGTCGAATCCCGACTCTTGCGGCAGGTTGAGGTGGTACAAATCTTCGGTTTGGTCGATGATGGTCTGGTTGCGCACGCCTTTGCGGTAGTTGTTGATGAAGATGTTGCGCATGATGGTGAAAACCCAACCCTTGAAATTGATGTTATCGATATACTTGTCGCGGTTGTCGAGTGCTTTCAGGGTTGTGTCTTGCAATAGGTCTTCGGCTTCGTCACGGTCGCTGGTGAGCATGTAGGCAAAATTCAGCAGATTGTCTTGCAATTGCAAGAGCTTCTCCACAAACAGTTGTGATTCCATTGATAAAAAATTTGTAATGATTGAGTAACGGGTGTATTCATGTGAATACCCTGCAAATATAGGGCGCCAAGTGCCGAAAGAAAAATTTTTTAATATAAAAACAAATCTGTAATCTGTTAAATAACATAGCTTTATCACCTTTAATGCCGTGTGCCCCGTTATATAAAAAAGAGTTACATGTGAAATTCCGATGAAAAAAATTCCCGGCTGACCTGTTTTTCCGATAAAAAAATGTAACTTCGTCACAGAACCCGTTGTCATGAAAAATTTACTATTCCTTCTTATCCTTTCCATTCTCACCTTTCCGGTGCCTATGCAGGCTGCCGAAATCGTTTCGGCCAAGCCTCTTTTTTACCACATCGACATCGACAAGGAAATCGGTCCGACGACTTGGCGTTATATGCAGAAAGGTTACGAAGAGGCTCGTAATGCGGAGTCTCAGGCCATCATTCTGCGGCTCAACACCTACGGAGGCACGGTCGTGCATGCCGATTCGATACGCACGCTCATTCTCAACAGTCCCATACCCGTCTATGCCTTTATCGACAACAACGCTGCGTCGGCCGGGGCTTTGATAGCCATTGCCTGCGACAGCATCTACATGCGCGAGGGGGCCAATATCGGGGCGGCGACCGTCGTCGACCAGACGGGGGCTGCCATGCCCGACAAGTACCAATCCTATATGCGGGCCACCATACGTTCCACGGCCGAGGCGCAGGGGTATGATACCGTGCCTGCCGCCGACGGCGGAGTCGAGTTGCGATGGCGGCGCGATCCGCAAATAGCCGAGGCCATGGTCGATGAGCGCATTGTCGTGCCCGGCCTGTGCGACTCGACCAAGGTACTCACCCTGACCGCCCGCGAGGCGCTCCGTTGGGGCTATTGCGAGGCGCTTGCCGAGAGTGTCGATGAGATTGTCGTTTCGCGCCTCGGTTACGACGATTATGCGATTGAGCGTTATGCCCCCACGTTCTTCGACAATTTGGTGGGCTTTTTGCAAAATCCCGTGGTGCAAGGAATCCTCATCATGTTGATAATCGGCGGCATCTATTTTGAGTTGCAGACGCCCGGTGTGGGGCTGCCACTGGCCGTTTCGATTATTGCGGCCGTGCTCTATTTCGTGCCGTTGTATTTTTCCGGCTTGGCGGCTTCGTGGGAAATCCTCATTTTCATACTGGGGGTTATTTTGCTCGTGCTCGAATTGCTGGTAATCCCGGGATTCGGGGTCGCCGGCATATTGGGGCTCATCTGTTTCTTCGGCGGCCTTCTGCTGGCCTTGCTCAACAACACCGATTTCAATTTCTTTTGGGTCCCTGTCGATAGCATCACCCGCGGCCTGATTGTCGTCTTGGGCGGACTGCTCGGCACTGTGCTGTTGTCGCTCTTCCTGATGAAGCGCATCGGTCGCAAAGGACTCTTTTATCGTGTCGCTCTGCATGCCGAGCAGAACATCGAAGATGGATATGTCGCCGTGTCGGGACACCTCACGGCCATGGTCGGCCGCGAAGGTCTTGCCGTTACCGTGATGCGGCCTTCGGGGAAGGTGCGCATCGATGCCGATGATTATGATGCCATCTCCTATCACAACACCTATCTCGAAGCCGGGACTCCGGTCAAGGTCGTGAAGGTCGAAAATATGCAACTCTATGTCGTACCGTTAAATCCTGACAAACCATGAAATTTATTGCCATAATCCCTGCCCGTTATGCCTCGACCCGTTTCCCCGGCAAGCCCCTTGTCGACATGCGGGGAAAAACCATGATACAGCGCGTCTATGAACAGGTGTCGTCGTGCCTTTCTGCCGTCTATGTGGCGACCGACGATGCCCGCATCTGCCAAGCCGTGCACGACTTCGGCGGACGTGCCGTCATGACCTCCGAAACCCATCGCTCGGGTACCGACCGTTGTTGGGAAGCCTACGAACGCATCGGTGGCGGGGAAGATGTCATCATCAACATACAAGGCGATGAGCCCTTTATCCAGCCCCGGCAGATAGAAGCCATCATGGCGTGTTTCGACACCCCTTCGACACAGATTGCCACGCTGGTGAAGCCCTTTTCCGAAGCCGACGGGGAAGCGGCTCTGTTCAACCCCAATTCGCCCAAGGTCGTCCTCAACGATGCCGGGGAGGCTCTTTATTTCAGCCGCTCGGTCATTCCCTATTTGCGCAACTGTCCCACGAGTGAGTGGCTGAGCCGTCATACGTTTTACAAGCACATCGGCATGTATGCCTATCGGGCCGATGTGTTGAAGGAAATTACCCGGCTGCCCCAGTCGTCGCTCGAAATTGCCGAGTCGCTCGAACAACTTCGTTGGTTGCAAAACGGTTATCGCATAAAGGTGGGGATTACGACGCAGGAAACCATCGGCATCGATACCCCCGACGACCTCGAAAAAGCCCTGCGTTTTCTCGATTCCTTATCTCAAAAGTAAGACGTCGCATGCTCGATAGAACAACTCCGCCGCTTGTCAGGGAGGTCACGACGCTGACATTCCCTGTTGTCGAACCCACTGCGCTTCCCAATGGCATACCGCTGTATGTCATTGACCGGGGCGAGCAGGAACTTTCGCGCCTCGATATTCTTTTCTCTGCCGGGAAAGTCGACGAGACCCACCCCTTGACCGCCCGCCACACCGTTGCCATGTTGCGGGAGGGGGCCGCGGGGCTCTCATCGGCTTACATTGCCGAGAAGCTCGATTATTACGGGGCTTCTTTGCAGACATTGGCCACCCAGCGTAACACCTATATTACGCTTTATGTGGCCAACCGGTATTTCTTCGACATACTGCCGCTCCTTTATGCCTTGGTGGCCGAGCCCGATTTCCCCGAAGCCGAGTTTGCCACGCTCAGGGAACGCAACCGGCAGGCGCTCTTGGTCGATATGATGAAGGTCAACGTATTGGCATCGCGGGCTTTTTCAGAACAGTTGTTCGGAGCCGAAAACCCTTATGGACAATCGGAACAGCCCGCCGACTACGATACCCTCACCACACAATATTTGAGAGACTTCCATCGCCGCTATTACACGGCACGCCAGTGCCGGCTTGTGTTGTCGGGGCGGATAACCGATGAAATGAAAACGGCTGTCATTGACACCTTTGCCGCGCTGCCCCAAGGGGAGGCGCATGCACCGCTTTATTTCCCGGTCTCTTGCCATGATGGCAACCATTACCGCTTTGTCGAGAAGGTCGGCGCGTTGCAGTCGGGCATACGGGTGGGACGTTTCCTGGTGGGACGCGAGCACCCCGACCATCATCTCCTCAGGGTGCTCAACACCCTTCTTGGCGGATACTTCGGGAGTCGTCTCATGTCGAACATTCGCGAAGAAAAAGGATATACCTATGGCATACAGTCGTCGGTCGTTACCTATCCCGATGTCTCTTACGGTGTCGTGCTGACGCAGGCGGCGACCCGGTATGTGAAACCCCTTCTCGAAGAAATCTTCAAGGAGTTTGACCGTTTGCGCGAAGAGCCGGTCGAAGCCGATGAGTTGCACATGGTGCGCAGTTACATGACCGGTGAGTTGTTGCGCCTTTTCGATTCCCCCTTCTCGTTGGCCGAGGTATTTGTGACGCTCTTGGCCAACGACCTCGATTTTTCCTATTTCGACCGGCGCTTCGAGGCGATACGCTCGGTAACTGCCGAACAGTTGTTGGCGGCCGCACGTTGTTACCTCGGCCGGGAAAACTTCTACATAACCGTGGCCGGACAGGAACATTAACCGTTCTCCTAAAATATCACTATTATGAAGAAAAAATTGACCATCGCGCTGGTAGCGCACGACAACCGCAAGGCCGACTTGGTGGAATGGGCCGTCTTCAACTCCGACGAATTGTCGAAACATCACCTTGTGTGCACCGGTACAACCGGTTCTTTGGTGAAAGAGGCTTTTGAAGAAAAAGGGGTTACGGCCGATATTACCTGCATGAATTCGGGGCCGTTGGGAGGTGATGCCGAGATTGCGGCTCTTGTCGTACAACACAAAATCAATCTGGCCATATTCCTTATCGACGACCTCAATCCCCAACCCCATGAGGCCGACATACAGATGTTGTTGCGCCAGTGCCGCGTGCACAATGTGCCCATTGCCTGCAATCGGTACAGTGCCGACCTGATGATTACCAGCACGTTGTGGGACAACGACGAGTATGTGCCTTCGACGCCGAAGTACATTGCCTTCGATCGTGAGGCTGTAATGGCCCGGCTTGCCCAAGAAAAAGTTTAACGCAGGATTCGTTTTATAAGAGGCAATTTCCCGGCAAACGGTGCAAACTTGATGCCGGGATTGAGCCTCGTTGTGTTTCTTAATACCGCGCGGGCGTGGCTGAATGTGTAGAAACTTTCTTTTCCGTGGTAACGTCCCATGCCGCTCTCTCCGATGCCGCCAAACGGCAGATGGGAATTGGCAACGTGTGCAACCACGTCGTTGACGCATGCTCCTCCCGAGGAGGTGTGCGACAAGACCTTTTCGATTTCTTTTTTCTTCTGCCCGAAGTAGTAGAGAGCCAGCGGTTTCTCCCGACTGTTGACAAAGTCGATGGCTTCGTCGAGTGTCGTGTAGGTCAGAATCGGGAGTAGGGGGCCGAATATCTCCTCCTGCATGATGCGCATGTCGGGGGTGATGTGCGACAGCAGTGTGGGGGCCATATACAAGTCATCGACGTCGTAGGTGCCCCCGTGTTCGATGACCCCTTGTTTGGTCAGCAGCAGAAGTTCGTAGAATCGTTTTAGATTGACAATGCGTGGATAGTCGCTGTTGTGCCGCGGGTCTTCACCATATTGTCGCACGATTTCTTGCCGCAGCCTTTCGATAAAGGCAGCCTCCACATCGCGATGTACCAATAGATAGTCGGGTGCGATGCAGGTCTGACCGCAGTTCAGGAATTTCCCCCATACGATGCGTCGGGCTGCCGAGCCTAGGTGTGCGTCGCGGTGCACGATGCAGGGGCTTTTCCCGCCCAGTTCCAAGGTGACGGGGGTCAAGTGCCGGGCTGCCGCGGCTGCCACCCGGCGTCCGAAAGCCGACCCACCGGTATAGAAAATATAATCCCATTTCATTTCGAGCAGTCGGTCGGTTTCCCGGTTGTCGGCGTCGATGCACAGGACATGCCGGCAGTCGAAACTTTCATCGATGATTTGCCGGCATATCTCTTGGGTGTGCGGGGCATGGGGTGAGCATTTCACCGTCACACAGTTACCGGCGGCGACGGCTCCGATGAGCGGCGTAAAGACCAGTTGGAAAGGATAGTTCCAGGGTGCCAGGAGAAGGACCTGCCCGTAGGGTTGGTAGGTAACATGGCTTTTCGAGCCGAAAAGGAAGAGCGGGGTGTGCCGGCGTTGCGGGGCTGACCACTGTCGCAGATGGCTGATGGTGCTTCGCAGCTCATTCAAGACAAATCCTATTTCGGTGGTATAGCTCTCATAGGCCGACTTGCGCAGGTCGTTTTCGAGAGCCGTTGTTATTTCATGCTCATATTTGATGATGGTCTTTTGCAACCGTTTCAGGGATTGCTTCCGGTATTTGAGCGAGAGGGGATTTTGTTTCCCGAAAAAAAGACGCTGGGCTTCGATACGTTCGTTATCGTTCATTTCGAGAAAAATTTCGGTTTAGGTAAAGCAGGAGCAAAGGTATGGCTTTTCTTTGACAAGCCAAATCGAATGCCGTGAAACAATCGCTCTTGGCGATGGAAATGTCGTTACGGGGACAGTAAGGCCGTGTGCGGTTTTGTGTCGCGCCGACCAAACCAAAGCGCCTTGGAAATGGTTATATCGTCAGACAAAATATTCAGGTCTGATGAAAAAAAGAAGCTCTTTGCGATTCCTCTTTGGGGTCGTGGCCGTGGTGGCGGGAAGTCTCCTGTCGGCTTCGGCACAGCATACGGCGGGTGAAAAACATCTCTCCCGGC
The Candidatus Caccoplasma merdavium genome window above contains:
- a CDS encoding methylglyoxal synthase, yielding MKKKLTIALVAHDNRKADLVEWAVFNSDELSKHHLVCTGTTGSLVKEAFEEKGVTADITCMNSGPLGGDAEIAALVVQHKINLAIFLIDDLNPQPHEADIQMLLRQCRVHNVPIACNRYSADLMITSTLWDNDEYVPSTPKYIAFDREAVMARLAQEKV
- a CDS encoding nodulation protein NfeD, with amino-acid sequence MKNLLFLLILSILTFPVPMQAAEIVSAKPLFYHIDIDKEIGPTTWRYMQKGYEEARNAESQAIILRLNTYGGTVVHADSIRTLILNSPIPVYAFIDNNAASAGALIAIACDSIYMREGANIGAATVVDQTGAAMPDKYQSYMRATIRSTAEAQGYDTVPAADGGVELRWRRDPQIAEAMVDERIVVPGLCDSTKVLTLTAREALRWGYCEALAESVDEIVVSRLGYDDYAIERYAPTFFDNLVGFLQNPVVQGILIMLIIGGIYFELQTPGVGLPLAVSIIAAVLYFVPLYFSGLAASWEILIFILGVILLVLELLVIPGFGVAGILGLICFFGGLLLALLNNTDFNFFWVPVDSITRGLIVVLGGLLGTVLLSLFLMKRIGRKGLFYRVALHAEQNIEDGYVAVSGHLTAMVGREGLAVTVMRPSGKVRIDADDYDAISYHNTYLEAGTPVKVVKVENMQLYVVPLNPDKP
- the kdsB gene encoding 3-deoxy-manno-octulosonate cytidylyltransferase yields the protein MKFIAIIPARYASTRFPGKPLVDMRGKTMIQRVYEQVSSCLSAVYVATDDARICQAVHDFGGRAVMTSETHRSGTDRCWEAYERIGGGEDVIINIQGDEPFIQPRQIEAIMACFDTPSTQIATLVKPFSEADGEAALFNPNSPKVVLNDAGEALYFSRSVIPYLRNCPTSEWLSRHTFYKHIGMYAYRADVLKEITRLPQSSLEIAESLEQLRWLQNGYRIKVGITTQETIGIDTPDDLEKALRFLDSLSQK
- a CDS encoding insulinase family protein, which gives rise to MLDRTTPPLVREVTTLTFPVVEPTALPNGIPLYVIDRGEQELSRLDILFSAGKVDETHPLTARHTVAMLREGAAGLSSAYIAEKLDYYGASLQTLATQRNTYITLYVANRYFFDILPLLYALVAEPDFPEAEFATLRERNRQALLVDMMKVNVLASRAFSEQLFGAENPYGQSEQPADYDTLTTQYLRDFHRRYYTARQCRLVLSGRITDEMKTAVIDTFAALPQGEAHAPLYFPVSCHDGNHYRFVEKVGALQSGIRVGRFLVGREHPDHHLLRVLNTLLGGYFGSRLMSNIREEKGYTYGIQSSVVTYPDVSYGVVLTQAATRYVKPLLEEIFKEFDRLREEPVEADELHMVRSYMTGELLRLFDSPFSLAEVFVTLLANDLDFSYFDRRFEAIRSVTAEQLLAAARCYLGRENFYITVAGQEH
- a CDS encoding aldehyde dehydrogenase, translating into MNDNERIEAQRLFFGKQNPLSLKYRKQSLKRLQKTIIKYEHEITTALENDLRKSAYESYTTEIGFVLNELRSTISHLRQWSAPQRRHTPLFLFGSKSHVTYQPYGQVLLLAPWNYPFQLVFTPLIGAVAAGNCVTVKCSPHAPHTQEICRQIIDESFDCRHVLCIDADNRETDRLLEMKWDYIFYTGGSAFGRRVAAAAARHLTPVTLELGGKSPCIVHRDAHLGSAARRIVWGKFLNCGQTCIAPDYLLVHRDVEAAFIERLRQEIVRQYGEDPRHNSDYPRIVNLKRFYELLLLTKQGVIEHGGTYDVDDLYMAPTLLSHITPDMRIMQEEIFGPLLPILTYTTLDEAIDFVNSREKPLALYYFGQKKKEIEKVLSHTSSGGACVNDVVAHVANSHLPFGGIGESGMGRYHGKESFYTFSHARAVLRNTTRLNPGIKFAPFAGKLPLIKRILR
- a CDS encoding RNA polymerase sigma factor, which translates into the protein MESQLFVEKLLQLQDNLLNFAYMLTSDRDEAEDLLQDTTLKALDNRDKYIDNINFKGWVFTIMRNIFINNYRKGVRNQTIIDQTEDLYHLNLPQESGFDTPDGSLSVKEISKAINKFPDEYKIPFSMHVAGFKYQEIAEKMGLPLGTVKSRIFFARQRLQVILKDYR